In Planctomycetota bacterium, a genomic segment contains:
- a CDS encoding DUF6067 family protein: MRPFATTLALACASASVLADAIPPDKVPAFAIPRMSKPPTLDGKIDADEWREAVAVSGVVNQADNLLVPRPTLFFLAWDPGHLYLACRTWVMPGYKPRVGGREPGAANAGDDGLELHFKPMGKNVPTGRTDSSYKFFINCLGFPGETVRVAVGQMFRNWLPDFKVATRLTEPGSAPNGGRWWECEVAATPSDFELSGPHQAGDTWRLMLGFNHMPIWLQARIPTATSYFDPSGYCLGTLVENTAAVQLLMDTFPGPCDGTAAATFRAFNPTPNPAKLSILVHYVHQSDLLKREQALEVPPRASAEWKLNEKLPRAIGKDAASIEYRVADGGRELLRYFAFFKVGYDEALVKHTLPKDAFPFAATFNPIRSTLLVSGDAYYLDAPEAAKALRYRVVREGASKPLAEGTIEKPITHYFRDLIQLPSLREGKHTVEASLLLNDGKAAGPVATTFEKLDEAKAFPEWWQKGLGDAERVIPPFVPMTKERDKVTAWGRAYRLNALGLPASIESQGKELLAAPARIVVTVNGRDEAISLRGRPSFTESRDWRMSFKGNASGGSLDFTTNGFVEQDGLAYVELTYAPRKGKATIDALRIEFPLLTDEAECLLCLGTGGNFSARTTMLVPDKQGPIWSTLDTGRTGSAMSIGSFYPCVWLGSERRGLLWWGDSDRGWVPDNDVPAHDVVRKGNELVLRNHIIGKPFTLDAPRTLAFAYIASPFRPLVKNWRWAVHSTDGTFSGGESWGFKWRKDPKTGKVIEGWNWLTPPSTDPAEWSAIWAEYKAKSDEKLRREQPFDPAQARNWMFAHTSLPLVGYGWKSPDERVTRYFAPAEWGESECYTDSNIDYYLYLADRAFREGGLRTIYWDIFFPILHHSVQNGVAYTLPDGRIQPGYTGLNVRRFMMRMYALMHDRGLTPGSQVSHATNDYLLVAAPWMDAILDGEYHQLTDASTMDWVDGYPIDRMRVLSCVHNWGVVISWMNLIQVTDKARAARIHRGIQDYLRLYDSWRGPVNTLKQPVLEWGILDAEYVPFWRNPFAACEDKDVLVSAWRLPDRILLAIFNNHNKAGKDAAIKVDIEKLGLVPRLPWQEFIRVTDVDKGEGELPCQFDFYARALKVPALAPHTGRLISIRRY, encoded by the coding sequence TTGAGGCCGTTTGCCACCACGCTCGCCCTCGCCTGTGCGTCCGCAAGTGTCCTTGCGGACGCAATCCCCCCCGACAAGGTGCCGGCGTTCGCCATCCCGAGAATGTCGAAGCCGCCGACGCTCGACGGCAAGATTGACGCCGACGAGTGGCGCGAAGCGGTGGCTGTCAGCGGCGTGGTGAATCAGGCCGACAACCTGCTCGTGCCGCGTCCGACCCTCTTCTTCCTGGCCTGGGACCCCGGCCACCTGTACCTTGCCTGCCGCACCTGGGTGATGCCCGGCTACAAGCCGCGCGTGGGCGGACGCGAGCCCGGCGCCGCCAACGCCGGCGACGATGGCCTGGAACTCCACTTCAAGCCGATGGGCAAGAACGTCCCCACCGGCCGCACCGACAGCTCCTACAAGTTCTTCATCAACTGCCTGGGCTTCCCGGGCGAGACCGTGCGGGTGGCCGTGGGCCAGATGTTCCGCAACTGGCTGCCCGACTTCAAGGTCGCCACGCGCCTCACCGAGCCCGGCTCCGCGCCGAACGGCGGCCGCTGGTGGGAGTGCGAGGTCGCGGCCACGCCCAGCGACTTCGAGCTCAGCGGCCCCCACCAGGCGGGCGACACGTGGCGCCTGATGCTCGGCTTCAACCACATGCCCATCTGGCTCCAGGCTCGTATCCCCACAGCCACCAGCTACTTCGACCCCAGCGGCTACTGCCTCGGCACCCTGGTCGAGAACACCGCCGCCGTGCAACTGTTGATGGATACCTTCCCCGGCCCCTGCGACGGCACGGCGGCCGCCACCTTCCGCGCCTTCAACCCCACCCCCAACCCCGCCAAACTGTCCATCCTTGTCCATTATGTCCATCAATCCGACCTCCTGAAGCGCGAACAGGCGCTCGAAGTGCCGCCGCGGGCCTCCGCCGAATGGAAGCTCAACGAGAAGCTCCCCCGCGCCATCGGAAAGGACGCGGCGAGCATCGAGTACCGCGTGGCCGACGGCGGCCGCGAACTCCTCCGCTACTTCGCCTTCTTCAAAGTCGGCTACGACGAGGCCCTCGTCAAGCACACGCTGCCCAAGGACGCCTTCCCCTTCGCCGCCACGTTCAACCCCATTCGCTCGACCCTCCTCGTCAGCGGCGACGCCTACTACCTCGATGCGCCCGAGGCGGCGAAGGCCCTCCGCTACCGCGTGGTGCGCGAGGGCGCCTCGAAGCCCCTCGCCGAAGGCACCATCGAGAAGCCCATCACCCACTACTTCCGCGACCTCATCCAGCTCCCCAGCCTGCGCGAAGGCAAGCACACCGTCGAGGCTTCGCTCCTGCTCAACGACGGCAAAGCCGCCGGGCCTGTCGCCACGACATTCGAGAAGCTCGACGAGGCCAAGGCATTCCCCGAATGGTGGCAGAAGGGCCTCGGCGACGCTGAACGCGTTATCCCGCCCTTCGTCCCGATGACGAAGGAGCGGGACAAGGTGACGGCCTGGGGCCGTGCCTATCGCCTCAACGCCCTCGGCCTGCCCGCGAGCATCGAATCGCAAGGCAAGGAACTCCTCGCCGCTCCCGCCCGAATCGTCGTGACCGTGAACGGCCGGGACGAGGCGATCAGCCTGCGGGGCAGGCCCAGCTTCACCGAGAGCCGCGACTGGCGGATGAGCTTCAAGGGCAACGCAAGCGGCGGCAGCCTCGATTTCACCACCAACGGCTTTGTCGAGCAGGATGGCCTGGCCTATGTCGAACTGACCTACGCGCCGCGGAAGGGCAAGGCCACGATTGACGCCCTCCGCATCGAGTTCCCCCTTCTCACGGACGAAGCAGAGTGTCTGCTCTGTCTGGGAACTGGTGGGAACTTCTCGGCCCGCACTACCATGCTCGTTCCCGACAAGCAGGGCCCGATCTGGTCCACGCTCGACACGGGCAGGACCGGCTCTGCAATGTCCATCGGCTCCTTCTACCCCTGCGTCTGGCTCGGCAGCGAGCGCCGTGGCCTCCTCTGGTGGGGCGACAGCGACCGCGGCTGGGTGCCCGACAACGATGTGCCCGCCCACGACGTGGTGCGGAAGGGCAACGAACTGGTCCTCCGAAACCACATCATCGGCAAGCCGTTCACCCTCGATGCGCCCCGCACCCTCGCGTTCGCCTACATCGCCTCGCCCTTCCGCCCGCTCGTAAAGAACTGGCGGTGGGCCGTCCACTCCACCGACGGCACCTTCTCCGGCGGCGAATCGTGGGGCTTCAAGTGGCGCAAAGACCCCAAGACCGGCAAGGTCATCGAGGGCTGGAACTGGCTCACCCCGCCTTCCACCGACCCCGCCGAATGGAGCGCCATCTGGGCCGAATACAAGGCGAAGTCGGACGAGAAACTCCGCCGCGAGCAGCCCTTCGACCCCGCGCAGGCCCGCAACTGGATGTTCGCCCACACCTCGCTGCCGCTGGTCGGCTACGGCTGGAAGTCGCCCGACGAGCGCGTCACCCGCTACTTCGCCCCCGCCGAATGGGGCGAGAGCGAATGCTACACCGACAGCAACATTGACTACTACCTCTACCTCGCAGATAGGGCCTTCCGCGAGGGCGGCCTGAGGACGATCTACTGGGACATCTTCTTCCCCATCCTCCACCATTCGGTGCAGAACGGCGTGGCCTACACGCTGCCCGACGGGCGGATTCAGCCCGGCTACACGGGCCTCAACGTCCGCCGCTTCATGATGCGCATGTACGCCCTCATGCACGACCGCGGCCTCACCCCCGGCTCCCAGGTCTCCCACGCCACCAACGACTACCTCCTCGTCGCCGCCCCCTGGATGGATGCCATCCTGGACGGCGAGTACCACCAGCTTACCGACGCCTCGACGATGGACTGGGTGGACGGCTATCCGATTGACCGCATGCGCGTGCTCTCGTGCGTCCACAACTGGGGCGTCGTCATCAGTTGGATGAACCTCATCCAGGTCACCGACAAGGCCCGCGCCGCCCGCATCCATCGCGGCATCCAGGACTACCTGCGCCTCTACGACTCCTGGCGCGGCCCCGTGAACACCCTGAAGCAGCCCGTCCTCGAATGGGGCATCCTCGACGCCGAATACGTCCCCTTCTGGCGGAACCCCTTCGCCGCCTGCGAGGACAAGGACGTGTTGGTCTCCGCCTGGCGCCTGCCCGACCGCATCCTCCTCGCCATCTTCAACAACCACAACAAGGCAGGGAAAGACGCAGCGATCAAGGTGGACATCGAGAAGCTGGGCCTCGTGCCCAGACTCCCCTGGCAGGAGTTCATCCGCGTGACCGACGTGGACAAGGGCGAGGGCGAGCTGCCCTGCCAGTTCGACTTCTACGCCCGCGCCCTCAAGGTGCCGGCCCTCGCGCCCCACACGGGGCGGTTGATCAGCATCCGACGCTACTGA